From Actinomyces slackii, a single genomic window includes:
- a CDS encoding ABC-2 family transporter permease, which translates to MTTATTATRIMGTPGARVGLGGLLGAELLRSRRTFTWGVIGATLAFTVHTLILAHATISRGVVEDVAWNGNALAWMHFYPAGFAIPLGLLVGVMAQWREDRWRQGGTAWRAVSPRRVLAARMGILSVSALACQLALVAPVVIHALITGGGWGPWPRYLAFILLMWIQVTGASAWGMVAYRLMGVVAVGAAPVLGLVWSVAGLGSAERPDWWMLPWAWSARPVLPLLGVHGNSVILETGSPVWDYPVLPGALASVGLAALGAMACIALGDRPLRSSVGWPDALPGRGSAAQARRANGPASARHWEAGQTDAGGAGPARVSRSALRGLGPALPWRLWLALAGVEFLILVVVRSAYSPEAALGLLELVGLPISATVVGICLWGSVQASWRSLIVRREPAVLLGSLMVHGGMLMVTVGVGSWLVAQAGQPLTPTEAEAAAISGSLYGLMVMPAVAFMMVAVSLAVAMCARPVASIVLNAILLLDGLVIGGNDVLARTSLWVAGPWAWMRVAEAFPGTWLAITGLSAVIGCGAMAAAIARARHVAVREGA; encoded by the coding sequence ATGACCACCGCGACCACTGCGACGAGAATCATGGGCACTCCTGGCGCGCGCGTGGGCCTGGGCGGTCTACTGGGCGCCGAGCTGCTGCGCTCACGGCGCACCTTCACCTGGGGCGTCATCGGCGCGACTCTGGCCTTCACTGTGCACACCCTCATCCTCGCCCACGCGACCATCAGCCGGGGGGTCGTGGAGGACGTCGCCTGGAATGGCAACGCCCTGGCCTGGATGCACTTCTACCCAGCGGGCTTCGCCATCCCCCTGGGCCTGCTGGTCGGGGTCATGGCCCAATGGCGCGAGGACCGCTGGCGCCAGGGCGGGACCGCCTGGCGGGCCGTGAGCCCCCGGCGCGTCCTGGCCGCCCGCATGGGGATCCTCAGCGTCTCGGCCCTGGCCTGCCAGCTTGCCCTGGTGGCACCGGTGGTCATCCACGCCCTGATCACCGGAGGCGGATGGGGGCCCTGGCCCAGATACCTGGCCTTCATCCTGCTCATGTGGATCCAGGTCACGGGCGCCAGCGCCTGGGGCATGGTGGCCTACCGGCTTATGGGGGTGGTGGCCGTGGGAGCCGCCCCTGTCCTGGGGCTGGTGTGGTCCGTGGCAGGGCTTGGCAGCGCCGAGCGCCCTGACTGGTGGATGCTGCCCTGGGCGTGGTCGGCCCGCCCCGTGCTGCCCCTGCTGGGCGTGCACGGCAACAGCGTCATCCTGGAGACCGGATCCCCCGTCTGGGACTACCCGGTGCTGCCCGGCGCGCTCGCCTCGGTGGGACTGGCGGCGCTGGGAGCGATGGCCTGCATCGCCCTGGGAGACCGTCCGCTGCGCTCGTCGGTCGGCTGGCCCGACGCCCTGCCGGGACGGGGCTCGGCAGCCCAGGCCCGGCGGGCCAACGGGCCCGCCTCTGCCCGGCACTGGGAGGCGGGCCAGACGGATGCGGGCGGCGCGGGCCCGGCCCGGGTCTCGCGCTCGGCGCTGCGCGGCCTGGGTCCGGCTCTTCCCTGGAGGCTGTGGCTGGCACTGGCCGGAGTCGAATTCCTCATCCTGGTGGTGGTGCGCAGCGCCTACTCCCCTGAGGCCGCCCTGGGACTGCTGGAGCTGGTGGGCCTGCCGATCTCCGCGACCGTGGTGGGGATCTGCCTGTGGGGCTCGGTTCAGGCCTCCTGGCGCAGCCTTATCGTGCGCCGTGAGCCCGCGGTGCTGCTGGGCTCGCTCATGGTGCACGGTGGCATGCTCATGGTGACCGTGGGGGTCGGGTCCTGGCTGGTGGCCCAGGCCGGCCAGCCCTTGACGCCCACTGAGGCCGAGGCCGCGGCCATCAGCGGCAGCCTGTACGGCCTGATGGTCATGCCGGCGGTGGCCTTCATGATGGTGGCCGTGAGCCTGGCGGTGGCCATGTGCGCCCGACCGGTGGCCTCCATCGTGCTCAATGCCATCCTCCTGCTCGATGGACTGGTCATCGGCGGCAATGATGTCCTGGCGCGGACCTCCCTGTGGGTGGCGGGCCCCTGGGCATGGATGCGGGTCGCCGAGGCCTTCCCCGGCACCTGGCTGGCGATCACCGGGCTCAGCGCGGTCATCGGCTGCGGGGCGATGGCGGCGGCCATCGCCCGGGCGCGGCACGTGGCGGTGCGGGAGGGCGCTTGA
- the hisG gene encoding ATP phosphoribosyltransferase: protein MLRIAVPNKGSLSEPAVTMLKEAGYRTRRSGRELVLVDDANEIELFFLRPRDIAVYVGQGTVHAGITGRDLLLDSGVKAIEHLALGFARSTFRFAAPAGTMTALEDVAGKRVATSYDVLVRGFLAERGIEAQTVHLDGAVESSVHLGVADLIADVVETGTTLRAAGLETFGEPILVSEAVLITTEQYRDAPGLATLVRRLEGVLRARSYVLVDYDIPMNKLHVAAELTPGIESPTVSPLQNPDWVAVRAMVPRADMNRIMDELYEIGARAILVSSLLACRL, encoded by the coding sequence GTGCTGCGCATCGCCGTGCCCAATAAGGGCTCGCTGTCCGAACCCGCCGTCACCATGCTCAAGGAGGCCGGTTACCGCACCCGTCGCAGCGGGCGCGAGCTGGTCCTGGTCGACGACGCCAACGAGATCGAGCTGTTCTTCCTGCGACCGCGGGACATCGCCGTCTATGTGGGCCAGGGGACGGTTCATGCCGGGATCACGGGGCGCGACCTGCTGCTGGACTCCGGAGTCAAGGCCATTGAGCATCTGGCCCTGGGATTCGCCCGCTCCACCTTCCGCTTCGCCGCCCCCGCCGGCACCATGACCGCCCTGGAGGATGTGGCCGGCAAGCGAGTGGCCACCTCCTATGACGTCCTGGTGCGCGGCTTCCTGGCGGAGCGGGGCATCGAGGCGCAGACCGTGCACCTGGACGGGGCCGTGGAGTCCTCGGTCCACCTGGGCGTGGCCGACCTCATCGCCGATGTGGTCGAGACCGGCACCACGCTGCGCGCGGCGGGCCTGGAGACCTTCGGCGAGCCGATCCTGGTCAGCGAGGCCGTGCTCATCACCACCGAGCAGTACCGCGACGCCCCAGGCCTGGCCACCTTGGTGCGCCGCCTGGAGGGGGTGCTGCGGGCGCGCTCCTATGTGCTGGTGGACTACGACATCCCCATGAACAAGCTCCACGTGGCCGCCGAGCTGACTCCCGGCATCGAGTCCCCCACCGTCTCTCCCCTGCAGAACCCCGACTGGGTGGCGGTGCGGGCCATGGTCCCCCGGGCGGATATGAACCGCATCATGGACGAGCTCTACGAGATCGGCGCCCGCGCGATCCTCGTCTCCTCCCTCCTGGCCTGCCGACTGTGA
- a CDS encoding ABC transporter ATP-binding protein, translated as MTAMSTATAPSAPAGLRLINVTKSFGHQEVLRSLSLTARPGRVYGLLGLNGAGKSTAFNVALGLLRPDTGAVEIQGSALTRQSLAQVGAAINGPALFPQLSARRNLLVHCRLTGTDPAVIGPLLERVGLGQAGSKRAGAFSTGMKVRLSLAMALLTDPQVLILDEPQNGLDPQGIIELRDLVRALASQGRTLVVSSHQLGEIAHMCDDLGVLASGSLVYEGPLEDFAGTDDPQALEAAFLRAVGATDPTHATEAVAS; from the coding sequence ATCACTGCCATGAGTACTGCTACCGCGCCGAGCGCGCCTGCCGGGCTACGGCTGATCAATGTCACCAAGTCCTTCGGCCACCAGGAGGTGCTGCGATCCTTGAGCCTGACCGCCCGCCCCGGGCGCGTCTACGGCCTGCTGGGCCTCAACGGCGCGGGCAAGTCCACGGCCTTCAACGTGGCCCTGGGCCTGCTGCGCCCCGACACCGGGGCCGTGGAGATCCAGGGATCGGCCCTCACCCGCCAGAGCCTGGCCCAGGTGGGGGCGGCCATCAACGGTCCCGCGCTCTTCCCCCAGCTCTCCGCCCGGCGCAACCTGCTGGTCCACTGCCGGCTGACCGGCACCGACCCCGCGGTGATCGGCCCCCTCCTGGAGCGCGTGGGCCTGGGCCAGGCAGGCTCCAAGCGGGCCGGGGCCTTCTCCACCGGGATGAAGGTGCGCCTGTCCCTGGCCATGGCGCTGCTGACCGACCCCCAGGTCCTCATCCTCGATGAGCCCCAGAACGGCCTGGACCCCCAGGGCATCATCGAGCTGCGCGACCTCGTGCGCGCCCTGGCCTCCCAGGGGCGCACCCTGGTGGTCTCCAGCCACCAGCTCGGGGAGATCGCCCACATGTGCGACGATCTGGGCGTGCTGGCGTCGGGATCGCTGGTCTACGAGGGGCCCCTGGAGGACTTCGCCGGCACCGATGACCCCCAGGCCCTGGAGGCCGCCTTCCTTCGCGCCGTGGGCGCCACCGATCCGACCCACGCCACCGAGGCGGTGGCATCATGA
- a CDS encoding Fic family protein gives MAGTWVTLNWQSSAVSGLRPRDRRSGDYQALIPESINGPVVVDDELSLFVAHAERRIRSLRASNDLEAIDRFLLRSEAIASSQIEGIAPSAKNVALAELGQRETVRGISEQARLVANNMTLVRSATQALVEASEVTAADLLALHRSLLPDHPEHHGLRTVQNWLGGSSHHPLDAEYVPPPPQDVPWLIDDLLVCLNGAATSPLIQAALVHAQFETIHPFTNGNGRVGRALIHTVLARRGLTAGAVLPISLVLATLSEQYVKALTAFRLPNADPCLGTPPAATGRDPRWDWLMFFIEAACLACDQAELIAAEVAEVRGEWERLIARWESSRRRTLRGDSTARRLLAILPGAPILTPTTTAGMLEVSHPAASRGLQSLEEAGVLTTLSIAPNRRAYAAQAVLDTITWAERRLASTRFDTKASAPVRAVPAAP, from the coding sequence ATGGCAGGCACATGGGTGACACTGAACTGGCAGTCGAGCGCCGTCAGCGGTCTGCGTCCACGGGACCGCCGCTCGGGCGACTACCAGGCCCTCATCCCTGAGTCGATCAACGGGCCTGTCGTCGTCGACGACGAGCTGTCTCTCTTCGTCGCCCATGCTGAGCGCCGCATCCGCTCCTTGCGCGCCTCGAACGACCTGGAGGCCATCGACCGATTCCTCCTGCGCTCCGAGGCGATCGCCTCCTCTCAGATCGAGGGTATAGCTCCTTCGGCCAAGAACGTTGCGCTTGCTGAGCTGGGACAGCGTGAAACGGTTCGAGGCATCTCGGAGCAGGCTCGCCTGGTCGCCAACAACATGACCCTCGTGCGCTCCGCGACGCAGGCACTGGTCGAGGCCTCCGAGGTGACCGCAGCCGACCTTCTTGCCCTCCACCGCAGTCTCCTGCCTGACCACCCCGAGCACCACGGCCTGCGCACGGTTCAGAACTGGCTCGGTGGCTCGAGCCACCACCCCTTGGATGCTGAGTACGTGCCGCCGCCTCCACAGGACGTGCCCTGGTTGATTGATGACCTGCTGGTCTGTCTCAACGGAGCCGCGACAAGCCCTCTGATCCAGGCGGCACTCGTGCATGCGCAGTTCGAGACGATCCATCCGTTCACCAATGGCAACGGTCGTGTGGGGCGGGCCCTCATCCATACCGTTCTGGCGCGACGGGGCCTGACGGCGGGTGCGGTCCTGCCGATCAGTCTGGTGCTGGCCACCCTCAGCGAGCAGTATGTCAAGGCTCTCACCGCCTTCCGCCTTCCTAACGCGGACCCCTGTCTCGGCACCCCTCCAGCAGCGACTGGTCGCGACCCGCGTTGGGACTGGTTGATGTTCTTCATCGAGGCCGCGTGCCTGGCATGCGATCAGGCGGAGCTCATCGCCGCCGAAGTCGCTGAGGTTCGAGGCGAGTGGGAGCGTCTCATCGCACGGTGGGAGTCCTCGCGCAGGCGCACTCTGCGCGGGGACTCCACCGCGCGTCGACTGCTGGCGATCCTGCCCGGCGCTCCGATTCTCACTCCAACGACGACAGCCGGCATGCTCGAGGTCAGCCACCCCGCTGCCTCGCGTGGACTCCAATCACTGGAAGAGGCCGGCGTGCTCACCACCCTGTCCATTGCTCCCAATAGACGTGCTTATGCGGCCCAGGCCGTTCTCGACACCATCACCTGGGCTGAGCGGCGCCTGGCCAGCACCCGCTTCGACACCAAGGCCTCAGCGCCCGTACGAGCAGTCCCCGCGGCTCCGTGA
- a CDS encoding ABC transporter permease codes for MSRPRRGGLRPSRDAPQSRRPWPALALGALILAAWHAASASGAIPAVFLPGPAAVAGRLWLSLTQARLLDYAWVTLQEAILGCLLAAAIALPLAWGLHHWGLFSRAVLPYVAASQAVPAIAVAPLLVLWVGYGTWPVVILCAFMVFFPITVTVLLGLRGLDTDIVDAARLDGAHGWSMLVHMELPMVLPAILAGLRTGFTLSITGAVVGEMTMGGTGLGMALASQRDAVDTTGLFATIALLCAMATTIHWGLHTLERRSRTVEAMRGRRAT; via the coding sequence CTGTCACGACCTCGCCGTGGAGGCCTCAGGCCCAGCCGTGATGCCCCCCAGTCCCGCCGGCCCTGGCCGGCCCTGGCCCTGGGCGCCCTCATCCTGGCCGCCTGGCACGCCGCCTCGGCCTCAGGCGCCATCCCCGCCGTCTTCCTGCCCGGGCCTGCGGCGGTCGCCGGGCGGCTCTGGCTGTCACTCACCCAGGCCCGGCTCCTGGACTACGCCTGGGTGACGCTTCAGGAGGCCATCCTGGGCTGCCTGCTCGCCGCCGCCATCGCCCTGCCCCTGGCCTGGGGGCTGCACCACTGGGGCCTGTTCTCCCGCGCCGTCCTGCCCTATGTGGCCGCCAGCCAGGCCGTTCCCGCCATCGCCGTCGCCCCGCTGCTCGTCCTGTGGGTCGGCTACGGCACCTGGCCGGTGGTCATCCTGTGCGCCTTCATGGTCTTCTTCCCCATCACCGTCACCGTCCTGCTGGGACTGCGCGGGCTGGACACCGACATCGTCGACGCCGCCCGGCTCGACGGCGCCCACGGCTGGAGCATGCTCGTCCACATGGAGCTGCCCATGGTGCTTCCCGCCATCCTGGCCGGCCTGCGCACCGGATTCACCCTCTCCATCACCGGGGCAGTGGTCGGAGAGATGACCATGGGGGGAACGGGCCTGGGCATGGCCCTGGCCTCCCAGCGCGACGCCGTGGACACCACCGGCCTGTTCGCCACCATCGCCCTGCTGTGCGCCATGGCCACCACCATCCACTGGGGGCTCCACACCCTGGAGAGGCGCAGCCGCACGGTTGAGGCCATGCGCGGGCGCCGCGCCACCTGA
- a CDS encoding phosphoribosyl-ATP diphosphatase translates to MKTFEDLFAELEHKAATRPEGSGTVAELDRGVHFIGKKLVEEAAEAWMACEHESDEAACLELSQLLYHLQVMMVAKGYSLQDVYRHL, encoded by the coding sequence ATGAAGACCTTCGAGGACCTGTTCGCCGAGCTCGAGCACAAGGCCGCCACCCGCCCTGAGGGCTCGGGCACGGTCGCCGAGCTGGACCGCGGTGTCCACTTCATCGGCAAGAAGCTCGTCGAGGAGGCCGCCGAGGCATGGATGGCCTGTGAGCACGAGTCCGATGAGGCCGCCTGCCTGGAGCTCAGCCAGCTGCTCTACCACCTCCAGGTCATGATGGTCGCCAAGGGCTACTCCCTCCAGGACGTCTACAGGCATCTGTGA
- a CDS encoding ImmA/IrrE family metallo-endopeptidase produces MSTQEQGRLAAERFRCEHALGTAPIGDLIELIEKTTECDVAIVDAPDEEHGLTMTDSQRGVTFMAVATTQHPMRQRSTLAHELSHLLHHDLAIDLPDPQNGMRPAPERLADAFARHLLVPLPAVEQARPRNGVSWELDDLSDLVRSYLASPAMVAIQLSIARHISQERKREWMGVRTPELATRFGWRTYYDSLSQQSQKARPPRRLLERAIEGYRLGVVKPQILATLQRNPLSTVLSELKSAGITPVAVEPTWQEAGDAPLHEVDLDELDALLGDSPE; encoded by the coding sequence ATGAGCACTCAGGAGCAGGGGCGCCTGGCCGCGGAGCGCTTTCGCTGCGAACACGCACTGGGCACAGCCCCGATCGGCGATCTCATCGAGCTCATTGAGAAGACCACCGAATGCGATGTCGCCATCGTCGACGCCCCTGATGAGGAGCACGGGCTAACCATGACCGACTCTCAGCGCGGCGTCACCTTCATGGCCGTCGCCACCACGCAGCATCCCATGCGCCAGCGCAGCACCCTGGCTCACGAGCTCAGCCATCTTCTCCATCACGACCTCGCCATCGACCTCCCCGATCCGCAAAACGGGATGCGACCTGCTCCGGAGCGCCTGGCCGACGCTTTCGCACGTCACCTCCTCGTCCCGCTCCCCGCTGTCGAACAGGCTCGACCGCGCAACGGGGTCAGTTGGGAACTCGATGATCTCTCGGATCTCGTCCGCTCCTACCTCGCCTCTCCGGCCATGGTGGCGATCCAGCTCAGCATCGCCAGGCATATCTCCCAGGAGCGCAAGAGAGAGTGGATGGGCGTGCGCACACCCGAACTCGCGACGCGCTTCGGGTGGCGCACCTACTACGACTCTCTGTCGCAGCAGTCCCAGAAGGCACGACCTCCCAGGCGTCTCCTGGAACGCGCAATCGAGGGATACCGCCTCGGCGTTGTCAAGCCTCAAATTCTTGCCACCCTCCAGCGAAACCCGCTCAGCACGGTACTCAGCGAGCTCAAGAGTGCCGGAATAACTCCAGTGGCAGTCGAGCCCACGTGGCAGGAGGCTGGTGACGCCCCACTTCACGAGGTTGACCTTGACGAGCTCGATGCTCTTCTCGGGGACTCCCCGGAGTAG
- a CDS encoding DUF6882 domain-containing protein: MIPQLRRVGQRAAIYALVRQEMLAEILEQRLGEYDWSVNLPERRFVFSSERGKITATGQVLASIAVDPATLLWGFAAPFAPFTGQDPAAARIPIFGARHSLDILQREEVPYAVRPQDDQVDVITSLSHDVGMAATEIFGPTALYYSGATGGAGSRQVFLLDDLSVPVPELTLGRLFPSLTRYVMAVDDIDWSLHGLVHLMPGWSLSREDAGVTTGYRITDSRGESYMLSVTRNEQGGIANVFMS; this comes from the coding sequence GTGATTCCTCAGCTCCGTCGGGTCGGCCAGCGCGCGGCCATCTACGCCCTCGTCCGTCAGGAGATGCTCGCCGAGATCCTGGAGCAGCGGCTGGGGGAGTACGACTGGAGCGTCAACCTTCCAGAGCGCCGCTTCGTCTTCAGCTCCGAGCGCGGGAAGATCACGGCCACCGGCCAGGTCCTGGCCTCCATCGCCGTGGATCCGGCCACCCTGCTGTGGGGATTCGCCGCTCCCTTCGCCCCGTTCACCGGCCAGGACCCCGCCGCCGCCCGCATTCCCATATTCGGGGCGCGCCACAGCCTGGACATCCTTCAGCGCGAGGAGGTCCCCTACGCCGTGCGCCCGCAGGACGACCAGGTCGATGTCATCACCTCGCTGTCGCACGACGTCGGCATGGCCGCCACGGAGATCTTCGGGCCCACGGCCCTCTACTACTCGGGGGCCACCGGAGGGGCGGGCTCCCGACAGGTCTTCCTCCTGGACGATCTCTCCGTCCCGGTTCCCGAGCTCACCCTGGGCAGGCTCTTCCCCTCACTGACTCGCTATGTCATGGCCGTGGACGACATCGACTGGTCCCTGCACGGCCTGGTCCACCTCATGCCCGGCTGGTCGCTGAGCCGCGAGGACGCGGGAGTGACCACCGGCTACCGGATCACCGACAGCCGAGGCGAGTCCTACATGCTGTCGGTGACCCGCAACGAGCAGGGCGGTATCGCCAACGTCTTCATGTC
- a CDS encoding helix-turn-helix domain-containing protein codes for MVADTTQTVPQALAQALSVAGMSQRQAAAAAGLSQATLSRIVTGSRTATVPELLALSQALSVPLTMLSGVSPLAERCQVAARREGDAAMDSMRGTLLHFHELDAYLDGQAVPRGH; via the coding sequence ATGGTCGCCGACACGACGCAGACAGTCCCGCAGGCACTGGCTCAAGCGCTCAGCGTAGCGGGCATGAGCCAGCGCCAGGCCGCGGCTGCCGCAGGACTCTCACAGGCCACGCTCTCGCGCATCGTCACCGGCAGTCGGACCGCGACCGTGCCGGAACTGCTCGCGCTCTCCCAAGCGCTGAGCGTCCCTCTCACCATGCTGAGCGGAGTCAGTCCGCTGGCCGAACGCTGCCAAGTCGCGGCTCGGCGTGAGGGCGACGCCGCGATGGACAGCATGCGCGGCACGCTCCTGCACTTCCATGAGCTTGATGCTTATCTCGATGGCCAGGCCGTGCCCCGGGGGCACTGA
- a CDS encoding DMT family transporter: protein MARLTSLLPAAAMLAVTAMWGSTFFMLKDALDHVATGDFLAMRFTIAAIGGLALAGRRLARLTRRQVLSGLGAGVIYGLAQLAQTEGIRFTEASTAGFVTAVYVVLTPLLGLLLLRTRVGPTTAMAAVLAIIGIGVLSLRGFDVSPGVLLCLLSAVGYALHIMVLGLRSRGADALALAAVQMVAIAALCWVGALPGGVHVPATWQVWGPLLWMAIASGLLAILGQTWAQARMSAARAAVLMSMEPVWSAFFAILLGGESLTWRMVIGGGLVITAMLLSELGPAVRADRLVRRAAGAGPPRD, encoded by the coding sequence ATGGCGCGCCTGACCTCCCTGCTGCCCGCGGCGGCGATGCTCGCGGTCACCGCCATGTGGGGGTCGACCTTCTTCATGCTCAAGGATGCCCTGGACCATGTGGCCACCGGGGACTTCCTCGCCATGCGCTTCACGATCGCCGCGATCGGAGGGCTCGCCCTGGCCGGGCGCAGGCTGGCCAGGCTCACCCGCCGCCAGGTGCTCTCCGGGCTCGGGGCGGGGGTCATCTACGGCCTGGCCCAGCTCGCCCAGACCGAGGGCATCCGCTTCACCGAGGCCTCCACGGCGGGCTTCGTCACGGCCGTCTACGTGGTGCTGACACCGCTGCTGGGGCTGCTTCTCCTGCGCACCAGGGTGGGGCCGACGACAGCGATGGCGGCGGTCCTGGCCATCATCGGCATCGGGGTGCTCAGCCTGCGCGGCTTCGATGTGAGCCCCGGGGTCCTGCTGTGCCTGCTCTCCGCGGTGGGCTATGCGCTGCACATCATGGTGCTCGGCCTGCGGTCCAGGGGCGCGGACGCCCTGGCCCTGGCGGCGGTGCAGATGGTGGCGATCGCCGCCCTGTGCTGGGTGGGGGCCCTGCCGGGAGGCGTCCACGTCCCCGCGACGTGGCAGGTGTGGGGGCCGCTCCTGTGGATGGCGATCGCCTCCGGCCTCCTGGCGATCCTCGGGCAGACCTGGGCCCAGGCGCGGATGAGCGCCGCGCGGGCCGCCGTGCTCATGAGCATGGAGCCGGTGTGGAGCGCGTTCTTCGCGATTCTCCTGGGCGGGGAGTCGCTGACCTGGCGCATGGTGATCGGCGGTGGTCTGGTCATCACAGCCATGCTGCTCAGCGAGCTGGGTCCCGCTGTGCGCGCCGACCGCCTGGTCCGGCGCGCCGCTGGCGCAGGGCCGCCGCGCGATTGA
- a CDS encoding ABC transporter substrate-binding protein, whose amino-acid sequence MTTAVSASRPSLSGTSRRSLLAGALLTLGAGALSACSSGTASRAASASGTGQGLTIGLTYTPNIQFAPFYLAKDKGHYASGVALRHHGAQEGLFDALATGAEHMVIAGADEAAVAASNGSELVIIAGFYQQYPVRIIVPESSPITAPADLKGRSVGLPGRMGENWYGLQLAMAGAGLSEADLTIQEVGFTQQSALVTGAVDAVIGFSNNDAVQIAQSGTPVRTIAVADDVPLIGASLVTTRSVLGARRQELTEAVAASIKGMTAFADDPDSAVESTKAHVPDLVDATQAANAREVAVATGTLIRPEADSVVGALAVDQVTRMLDFLAERGLMGGAAVSADALADPLSA is encoded by the coding sequence ATGACCACTGCCGTCTCAGCATCACGACCCTCCCTGAGCGGGACCTCCCGCCGCAGCCTGCTGGCCGGAGCCCTGCTGACCCTGGGTGCGGGCGCACTGAGCGCCTGCTCCTCGGGCACCGCCTCCCGAGCGGCCTCGGCCTCCGGGACCGGGCAGGGCCTGACCATCGGGCTGACCTACACGCCCAATATCCAGTTCGCCCCCTTCTACCTGGCAAAGGACAAGGGGCACTACGCCTCCGGGGTGGCGCTGCGCCACCATGGCGCCCAGGAAGGGCTCTTCGATGCGCTGGCCACCGGCGCCGAGCACATGGTGATCGCCGGAGCGGACGAGGCGGCCGTGGCGGCCTCCAATGGCTCAGAGCTGGTCATCATCGCCGGCTTCTACCAGCAGTACCCGGTGCGCATCATCGTGCCCGAGTCCTCGCCGATCACAGCCCCCGCGGATCTCAAGGGCCGCAGCGTGGGCCTGCCGGGGCGGATGGGGGAGAACTGGTACGGACTGCAACTGGCCATGGCCGGCGCCGGCCTGAGCGAGGCGGACCTGACGATCCAGGAGGTCGGCTTCACCCAGCAGTCCGCCCTGGTCACCGGCGCCGTCGATGCCGTGATCGGCTTCTCCAACAATGACGCCGTCCAGATCGCCCAGTCCGGCACCCCCGTGCGCACCATCGCCGTGGCCGACGACGTCCCCCTCATCGGGGCCAGCCTGGTCACCACCCGCTCAGTGCTGGGCGCCCGCCGCCAGGAGCTCACCGAGGCGGTGGCCGCCTCCATCAAGGGCATGACCGCCTTCGCCGATGACCCCGACTCCGCCGTGGAGTCCACCAAGGCGCATGTGCCCGATCTGGTCGATGCCACCCAGGCTGCCAACGCCCGGGAGGTCGCGGTGGCCACCGGCACGCTCATCCGCCCCGAGGCCGACTCCGTCGTCGGAGCGCTGGCGGTCGATCAGGTGACCAGGATGCTCGACTTCCTGGCCGAACGCGGGCTCATGGGAGGCGCAGCCGTGAGCGCCGATGCCCTGGCCGACCCCCTGAGCGCCTGA